One window from the genome of Candidatus Binatia bacterium encodes:
- a CDS encoding DUF2092 domain-containing protein has product MKMRTRNRFATAAVALAFAMSAMAGSALAAPAKAKAPQPAAVKGEIQPKAVDLLKAMSDAIGHAKTLGFDVISTYESPSRYGPPLAYKTMSHVALQRPDKLKVVTTADGPPTEFYYDGKTMMSFAVQENLVAMADAPPTVDQTLEALYKTSGTYFPFADFLVSDPYADMAKSLTLAFYIGQSNVVGGVTTDMVAYESEGVFVQVWIGADDKLPRMARAIFFDDPMRLRHQVEISNWKLDAPMKPEEFTSAKAAGASKIPFEHPSTHQAPAAAHAGSGKPATKPASAAH; this is encoded by the coding sequence ATGAAAATGAGAACAAGGAATCGATTCGCCACGGCAGCCGTCGCCCTGGCCTTTGCAATGTCGGCGATGGCCGGCAGCGCACTCGCAGCACCGGCCAAGGCGAAAGCGCCGCAGCCGGCCGCCGTCAAGGGCGAGATCCAGCCGAAAGCCGTCGATCTGCTGAAGGCGATGAGCGACGCGATCGGTCACGCGAAGACACTGGGCTTCGACGTCATCTCTACGTACGAGAGCCCGAGCCGATACGGACCGCCTCTGGCATACAAGACGATGTCGCACGTCGCGCTTCAGCGCCCCGACAAGCTGAAAGTGGTCACGACAGCCGACGGTCCTCCGACCGAGTTCTACTACGACGGCAAGACCATGATGTCGTTCGCGGTGCAGGAGAACCTCGTCGCAATGGCCGACGCTCCGCCCACGGTGGACCAGACGCTCGAGGCTCTCTACAAGACGTCGGGCACGTACTTCCCGTTCGCCGACTTCCTCGTCTCCGATCCTTATGCCGACATGGCAAAGAGCCTGACGCTGGCGTTCTACATCGGCCAGTCGAACGTCGTCGGCGGCGTGACGACCGACATGGTCGCCTACGAAAGCGAGGGTGTGTTCGTTCAGGTTTGGATCGGCGCCGATGACAAGCTGCCACGCATGGCGCGCGCGATCTTCTTCGACGACCCGATGCGCCTTCGCCACCAGGTGGAAATTTCCAACTGGAAACTCGACGCGCCGATGAAGCCGGAAGAGTTCACGTCGGCCAAGGCCGCCGGCGCCTCGAAAATCCCGTTCGAACACCCGAGTACCCACCAGGCGCCCGCCGCTGCTCATGCTGGCTCCGGCAAGCCGGCAACCAAGCCCGCGTCCGCGGCGCATTGA